A genomic window from Periophthalmus magnuspinnatus isolate fPerMag1 chromosome 16, fPerMag1.2.pri, whole genome shotgun sequence includes:
- the cmc1 gene encoding COX assembly mitochondrial protein homolog isoform X1 translates to METTNPEEVHLRHVELDVLIPKMMREKARERCSEQVQAFTHCCKESGFLMVFKCREENAALKDCLIKHYQDPVFFEECKKEYIQEKLEFERTGIPSKQRKQKLPTSM, encoded by the exons ATGGAAACTACCAATCCAG AAGAAGTTCATCTGAGGCATGTGGAGTTGGATGTCCTCATCCCAAAGAtgatgagagagaaagcaagGGAGCGCTGTTCAGAGCAGGTACAAG CTTTCACCCACTGCTGTAAAGAATCTGGTTTCTTAATGGTGTTCAAATGTCGAGAGGAAAATGCTGCCTTAAAAGATTGTCTTATAAAACA CTATCAAGATCCAGTCTTTTTTGAAGAGTGTAAGAAAGAGTATATCCAGGAGAAGTTGGAATTTGAACGGACTGGTATCCCAAGCAAGCAGAGGAAACAGAAATTGCCAACTAGCATGTGA
- the cmc1 gene encoding COX assembly mitochondrial protein homolog isoform X2, with the protein METTNPEVHLRHVELDVLIPKMMREKARERCSEQVQAFTHCCKESGFLMVFKCREENAALKDCLIKHYQDPVFFEECKKEYIQEKLEFERTGIPSKQRKQKLPTSM; encoded by the exons ATGGAAACTACCAATCCAG AAGTTCATCTGAGGCATGTGGAGTTGGATGTCCTCATCCCAAAGAtgatgagagagaaagcaagGGAGCGCTGTTCAGAGCAGGTACAAG CTTTCACCCACTGCTGTAAAGAATCTGGTTTCTTAATGGTGTTCAAATGTCGAGAGGAAAATGCTGCCTTAAAAGATTGTCTTATAAAACA CTATCAAGATCCAGTCTTTTTTGAAGAGTGTAAGAAAGAGTATATCCAGGAGAAGTTGGAATTTGAACGGACTGGTATCCCAAGCAAGCAGAGGAAACAGAAATTGCCAACTAGCATGTGA
- the azi2 gene encoding 5-azacytidine-induced protein 2, producing MEPLAVDDDICILKCETASTATGESPVSVCAGDESVASHFALVTAYEDIKKRLRDTEKENTLLRKRVKQLEDKLFRPDALPPEGPQYVNKAFSAYRGIYIEKEDLQMELNKLKKEKSESERTLTEQLQAKEMELLQLRTEMETSQVMKSLNSPQDYWQVDRVSTELKIHKLQEELEKVTLENSRLLERSGEDPPESNGPDVDQSCGAKFNAREKAMQTYDALCGEVSRLHSELKHQNGLIRKLRQVTSTVPVQCLDDVEKNNNQVLRAPLSQPPCTPPLPSCSGRSPVGLSSGALADSLREDCWYNGPWPSQYCSGEALLGTDSCSVVLPPPPLNQASLDDSSRSFPSPPKPSDALFWEGHSNSNSSSSMGHCSPRSPPNTEWAKPY from the exons ATGGAGCCCCTGGCTGTGGATGATGACATATGCATCCTTAAATGTGAGACGGCCTCCACTGCAACAGGAGAGAGTCCCGTCTCGGTGTGTGCTGGCGATGAATCCGTCGCATCTCATTTTGCTCTGGTCACAGCCTATGAGGACATTAAGAAGAGGCTCCGAGACACAGAGAAGGAGAACACACTGCTGAGGAAGAGAGTAAAACAGCTTGAGGATAAG ctttttagaCCAGATGCACTCCCACCAGAGGGTCCTCAGTATGTGAACAAGGCCTTCAGTGCTTACAGAGGTATCTATATTGAGAAAGAGGATCTACAGATGGAGCtcaacaaactg aaaaaggaaaaaagtgagagtgagCGAACGCTGACAGAGCAGCTACAGGCCAAAGAGATGGAGCTGCTACAGCTGAGGACGGAGATGGAGACCAGTCAAG TGATGAAAAGTCTGAACAGCCCGCAGGACTACTGGCAGGTGGACAGGGTCAGCACAGAGCTCAAGATCCATAAATTACAAGAAGAGCTGGAAAAGGTTACACTGGAGAATAGCAGACTGCTGGAGAGGAGTGGG GAAGACCCCCCTGAGTCTAATGGACCTGATGTAGACCAGAGTTGTGGTGCAAAGTTTAATGCCAG GGAGAAGGCCATGCAGACGTATGACGCTTTGTGCGGTGAAGTCTCCCGACTCCACTCGGAGCTAAAGCACCAAAATGGATTGATACGAAAACTAAGACAAG TCACTTCCACAGTGCCAGTGCAGTGTCTGGATGATGTGGAAAAGAACAACAACCAAGTTTTGAGGGCACCGCTGTCTCAGCCCCCATgcacccctcccctcccctcctgttCGGGCCGCTCCCCTGTGGGACTGTCCTCTGGTGCTCTAGCAGACAGCCTGAGAGAGGACTGCTGGTACAACGGGCCGTGGCCCTCACAGTACTGCTCTGGAGAGGCTCTGCTGGGCACAGACTCCTGCTCTGTAGTGCTGCCTCCTCCCCCACTGAACCAGGCCTCTCTGGACGACAGCTCCAGGTCATTCCCGAGCCCCCCCAAACCCAGTGATGCTCTATTCTGGGAGGGACACTCCAACTCCAACTCTTCGTCTTCAATGGGACACTGCAGTCCCAGGAGCCCACCCAACACAGAGTGGGCTAAGCCCTACTGA